From a region of the Thalassospira sp. TSL5-1 genome:
- a CDS encoding globin-coupled sensor protein — protein sequence MTLSVVENHLSPFQIETEDFVKFQRISDVIFAPMAQRATQFYQMIEHLGGTKPTGDTSTKLGSKLEAHWMRLFNGKTDEALTNQAAELAALHASAHISSAHIITALASIQHSLTTAIFGRFRWNVGQAGELVALANSVLMFDLNLLLTPPGTARATAQNQTRPQAQHNNALSETEFADKLLDRTMDMSVAINTGVISNAKMMRGLQQVDDRARSISSAVDEMVAGINSINENSTIAATNAAEAITATRNGQQTVSNAVAGMNEIATAVSDASHRVGILAEASERIGEIVQSIEDIASQTNLLALNATIEAARAGEAGKGFAVVAGEVKSLSQQTARATEEIRQRIGNLQEEMRHIVDAMARGTDAVTNGQQIIGEVSTRIEDIGDKMADSTRRIEDISHILAEQTRSADAVQSGIANIADQTGSQVSAIRSIIDVIGNVEKLIDVQISELVQYDIPNRTIRSAKADHSVYCKQVAEILAGLADQHDDSMTKPTTCRFGKWYDSPAAEPFRHLPAFRAVLTPHIAMHDEGAAALAAWRKKDMPAALAHFAKMETATAETLDKLGELAAEGRSIIQP from the coding sequence ATGACTTTGTCGGTCGTGGAGAACCATCTGTCACCGTTTCAGATTGAAACGGAAGACTTCGTTAAATTTCAGCGCATTTCAGATGTGATCTTTGCCCCGATGGCACAGCGGGCAACACAGTTTTACCAGATGATCGAACATCTTGGCGGCACCAAACCAACAGGTGATACCAGCACAAAACTGGGCTCAAAGCTTGAAGCACACTGGATGCGCCTTTTTAACGGCAAAACCGACGAGGCCTTAACCAATCAGGCCGCCGAACTGGCCGCCCTGCATGCCAGCGCCCATATATCTTCCGCGCACATCATCACCGCCCTTGCCAGCATCCAGCACAGCCTGACCACCGCCATTTTTGGTCGCTTCCGCTGGAATGTCGGCCAGGCGGGGGAATTGGTGGCGCTGGCAAATAGTGTGCTGATGTTTGATTTAAACCTGCTGCTCACCCCACCGGGCACCGCCAGGGCAACAGCCCAAAACCAGACCCGGCCCCAGGCCCAACACAATAACGCCCTGTCGGAAACCGAATTTGCCGACAAACTGCTGGATCGCACGATGGATATGTCGGTTGCCATCAATACCGGCGTGATCTCCAACGCGAAAATGATGCGCGGCCTGCAACAGGTGGATGACCGCGCGCGCTCCATTTCCAGCGCGGTCGACGAAATGGTGGCAGGCATAAACAGCATTAATGAAAACAGCACCATTGCCGCAACCAATGCCGCCGAAGCCATTACCGCGACGCGCAACGGACAACAAACCGTTTCCAATGCGGTTGCCGGCATGAACGAAATCGCCACTGCCGTTTCCGATGCCTCCCACCGGGTCGGGATTTTGGCCGAAGCCTCCGAACGGATTGGCGAAATTGTTCAATCCATCGAAGATATCGCCAGTCAGACCAACCTTTTGGCCCTGAACGCCACCATCGAGGCTGCCCGCGCGGGCGAAGCAGGCAAAGGATTTGCCGTGGTGGCAGGCGAGGTAAAATCGCTCAGTCAGCAAACCGCCCGCGCGACCGAGGAAATCCGTCAGCGTATTGGCAATTTGCAGGAAGAAATGCGCCATATCGTTGATGCGATGGCACGCGGCACCGATGCCGTCACCAACGGGCAGCAGATAATTGGCGAGGTTTCAACCCGGATCGAGGATATCGGCGATAAAATGGCCGATTCCACCCGCCGGATCGAGGATATCTCCCACATCCTGGCGGAACAGACCCGCTCTGCCGATGCGGTGCAATCCGGTATTGCCAATATTGCCGATCAAACCGGCAGTCAGGTTAGCGCCATTCGCAGCATCATTGATGTGATTGGCAATGTGGAAAAGCTAATTGACGTGCAAATCAGCGAACTGGTGCAATATGACATTCCCAACCGCACCATCCGCAGTGCCAAGGCCGACCATTCGGTTTATTGCAAACAGGTTGCCGAAATTCTGGCAGGGCTTGCCGACCAACATGATGACAGCATGACCAAACCCACCACCTGCCGGTTTGGCAAATGGTATGACAGCCCCGCCGCCGAGCCTTTCCGCCACCTTCCGGCCTTCAGGGCGGTATTAACCCCGCATATTGCCATGCACGATGAAGGGGCGGCCGCCCTTGCCGCGTGGCGCAAAAAAGACATGCCAGCCGCGCTGGCCCATTTTGCCAAAATGGAAACGGCCACGGCCGAAACCCTTGATAAACTCGGTGAACTTGCCGCCGAAGGACGCAGTATTATCCAGCCCTGA
- a CDS encoding OmpP1/FadL family transporter, translated as MKKTLNRAGLGAAVSATAFMAAMTLSGQAQASGYQLREVSGTLQGSSFAGMSTSSQDASTIFYNPANIGQFDHSTYSVGGTLVMPKSTLKNAKATAPFGQNVSRTDYGDMAQDAFIPNAHAVWKLNDNLNMGISITAPWGLVTDYDGNFAGRFFGTTSDIKTTNVKPAFAYRFDNGLSLGAGLQIQYMDARLSKAVVTGAGTEAASDVQGDDLALGWSAGMNWEIIPGTRIGASYTSEVTQHLKGDIKFGSTAAYNDRSATAEVTTPEYATFGIAQDIGEKWTVMADAQWTNWTALKNLTFNYSGNISNLGGTVTSTSEYYNWSSAWFASIGARYQYNENWAFTGGVAYDQTPVKTDHRTVRLPDSDRYWVSLGTSYKVNNWADVSLGYTHIFGKEAHVNLRDASGNTFSGDYESKVDIIALQARFQF; from the coding sequence ATGAAAAAAACGTTGAACAGGGCCGGCCTTGGCGCGGCAGTTTCGGCTACCGCTTTCATGGCTGCAATGACATTGAGCGGGCAAGCACAGGCATCTGGCTATCAGCTTCGCGAAGTCAGCGGCACTTTGCAGGGATCTTCCTTTGCCGGAATGTCCACTTCCTCACAGGATGCCTCGACCATTTTCTATAACCCGGCAAATATCGGCCAGTTTGACCACAGCACCTATAGTGTTGGCGGAACGCTGGTCATGCCGAAATCAACCCTGAAAAATGCCAAGGCAACCGCACCCTTTGGTCAGAATGTCTCGCGGACTGACTATGGCGACATGGCGCAGGATGCGTTTATACCGAATGCCCATGCGGTATGGAAACTAAACGACAACCTGAATATGGGTATTTCCATAACCGCCCCCTGGGGTCTGGTGACAGACTATGACGGCAACTTTGCCGGACGGTTCTTTGGTACGACGTCCGATATTAAAACCACCAACGTCAAACCGGCCTTTGCCTATCGTTTTGATAACGGCCTTTCGCTGGGTGCCGGTCTGCAAATTCAATATATGGATGCACGCCTGTCAAAGGCCGTCGTCACAGGTGCTGGCACCGAAGCCGCCTCGGATGTACAGGGGGATGATCTGGCGCTGGGTTGGTCGGCGGGCATGAACTGGGAAATCATCCCGGGAACCCGCATTGGGGCCAGTTACACCTCCGAAGTGACCCAGCATTTGAAAGGCGATATCAAATTTGGGTCGACAGCTGCCTATAATGACCGGTCTGCCACTGCCGAAGTCACAACGCCTGAATACGCAACATTCGGCATTGCCCAGGATATTGGCGAAAAATGGACGGTCATGGCGGATGCCCAGTGGACAAATTGGACGGCGCTTAAAAACCTGACATTCAATTACAGTGGCAATATTTCCAACCTAGGCGGCACAGTTACCTCGACGTCGGAATATTATAACTGGAGCAGTGCATGGTTCGCCAGCATCGGTGCGCGGTATCAGTATAACGAAAACTGGGCCTTTACCGGCGGTGTCGCCTATGATCAGACACCGGTTAAAACCGACCATCGCACGGTACGTTTGCCGGACTCCGACCGTTATTGGGTATCTCTTGGCACGTCTTACAAAGTCAACAATTGGGCCGATGTAAGCCTGGGCTATACGCATATTTTTGGCAAAGAAGCCCATGTCAATTTACGAGACGCCTCTGGCAACACGTTTTCAGGCGATTACGAGTCCAAGGTTGATATCATCGCCCTGCAAGCAAGATTCCAATTCTGA
- a CDS encoding iron ABC transporter permease: protein MTGFVNSLAWLCRFGLFVLPGHHAGFSVVPVLVLAGTLAVVVLFSLGIGGAPIDSVKIILHLAHKTGLAGSGVDDFTARILDSLRLPRIVRAVVIGGVLGIAGAVMQSLFRNPIADPGIIGVSASAACGAVAMIVCGPEILGRFYPLVGPYGVPVAAFAGAVLATMMIRALSRQEGYTDAALMLLIGVAINAIAIAGVGIFTYLANDMQLRSLTFWQMGSVSGGGQADWPALLVMLAGAGYLLTLGTPLNLFLLGEAEARHLGIEVEALKRRATIITALVVGAAVAISGIIAFVGLLAPHLVRLVCGPDNRTVLPASALCGAILLVLADAVARVIVLPAELPIGLVTGIFGGPFFLFLLLREKKRRRI from the coding sequence ATGACAGGATTTGTGAACAGTTTGGCCTGGTTGTGCCGTTTTGGGCTTTTTGTCTTGCCAGGTCATCATGCCGGGTTTTCTGTTGTGCCGGTGTTGGTTCTTGCGGGAACATTGGCGGTAGTGGTTTTGTTTTCGTTGGGCATTGGCGGGGCACCGATTGACAGCGTTAAAATCATCCTCCATCTGGCCCATAAAACGGGTTTGGCGGGTTCGGGTGTTGATGATTTTACTGCCCGCATCCTGGATAGTCTGCGCCTGCCGCGCATTGTGCGGGCCGTGGTGATAGGCGGGGTTTTGGGCATAGCCGGGGCGGTCATGCAAAGCCTGTTTCGTAATCCCATTGCCGATCCGGGCATTATCGGGGTTTCGGCCAGTGCTGCTTGCGGGGCTGTCGCCATGATTGTCTGTGGTCCCGAAATTTTGGGGCGGTTTTATCCTCTGGTCGGGCCCTATGGCGTGCCGGTGGCAGCCTTTGCCGGGGCGGTTTTGGCAACGATGATGATCCGGGCGCTTTCGCGTCAGGAGGGCTATACCGATGCGGCCCTGATGTTGTTAATCGGGGTGGCGATCAATGCCATTGCCATCGCCGGGGTGGGGATTTTTACCTATCTTGCCAATGATATGCAGTTACGCAGCCTCACATTCTGGCAAATGGGCTCCGTTTCCGGCGGCGGGCAGGCAGATTGGCCCGCCCTGTTGGTGATGCTGGCCGGGGCGGGCTATTTGCTGACATTGGGCACACCGTTAAACCTGTTTTTACTGGGCGAGGCGGAGGCCCGCCATTTGGGCATAGAAGTTGAAGCCCTTAAACGACGGGCGACCATCATCACCGCCCTGGTGGTGGGGGCGGCGGTGGCGATTTCCGGGATCATTGCCTTTGTTGGTTTGCTGGCCCCGCATCTGGTGCGGTTGGTCTGCGGGCCGGACAATCGCACGGTTTTACCGGCATCGGCCCTGTGTGGGGCGATTTTACTGGTGTTGGCCGATGCGGTGGCGCGGGTCATTGTCTTACCGGCTGAATTGCCGATTGGCTTGGTCACCGGCATTTTCGGCGGGCCGTTTTTCCTGTTTTTGTTGCTGCGTGAAAAGAAAAGGCGGCGGATATGA
- a CDS encoding RT0821/Lpp0805 family surface protein, whose product MAKKHIRFAIGTLALGFSGIVAAPAKADPPSWAPAHGARAKHGDGGHHNKGHDFGADGYGDLFLPNGNVLQCNRDVIGAILGGAAGAVAGSTIGKGDGKLLATIGGAIFGMLAGNAIGSGMDAADSACSGYALDRLPDGQTATWTNPDSKQQYSITPVKTFKNEDDQYCREYNASVKINGAQQKTLGTACLQPDGSWRLLS is encoded by the coding sequence ATGGCGAAAAAACATATTCGTTTCGCAATCGGAACACTTGCGCTTGGATTTAGCGGCATTGTTGCCGCCCCTGCCAAGGCCGATCCACCCTCGTGGGCCCCGGCACATGGGGCGCGCGCCAAGCATGGTGATGGCGGCCACCATAACAAAGGGCACGATTTTGGCGCGGATGGCTATGGCGACCTGTTTTTGCCCAACGGTAACGTTCTGCAATGCAACCGCGATGTCATCGGTGCCATTCTGGGCGGCGCGGCAGGGGCGGTCGCCGGGTCTACTATTGGCAAGGGCGATGGCAAACTTCTGGCAACAATTGGCGGTGCCATTTTCGGGATGCTGGCTGGCAATGCAATCGGGTCTGGCATGGATGCAGCCGATTCGGCCTGCAGTGGCTATGCGCTTGATCGTCTTCCCGATGGTCAGACCGCGACCTGGACCAATCCCGACTCGAAACAGCAATATAGTATTACCCCGGTCAAAACCTTCAAAAACGAAGATGACCAATATTGCCGCGAATATAACGCATCGGTAAAAATCAACGGCGCACAGCAGAAAACCTTGGGCACAGCCTGCCTGCAACCGGATGGCTCATGGCGGCTTCTTTCATAA
- a CDS encoding LysE family translocator: MTFAAWLSVATICILGAMTPGPSLAVVLRHSVGQSRQAGFACALAHGAGVGFYAVMTMAGLGVLFQTMPVFREAVSILGALYLAWLALKAWRGAGSRARFATEGPNRATADNIGHAARDGFMIAFLNPKIALFFLALFSQFVSADASWTAKIWLALTAAGIDCAWYCLVAIGLSHGAVLPWLQRNSGIIERLIAILFLVIAVRVFWSIIPVLLG; this comes from the coding sequence ATGACGTTCGCTGCGTGGCTGTCTGTTGCCACCATTTGCATTTTGGGGGCGATGACGCCGGGGCCAAGCCTTGCCGTGGTTTTGCGCCATTCTGTCGGGCAGTCCCGGCAGGCGGGGTTTGCCTGTGCACTCGCGCATGGCGCGGGGGTTGGCTTTTACGCGGTGATGACGATGGCGGGTTTGGGCGTTTTGTTCCAGACCATGCCGGTATTTCGCGAAGCGGTCAGCATTTTGGGCGCACTTTATTTGGCCTGGCTGGCCCTCAAGGCGTGGCGCGGGGCGGGCAGTAGGGCGCGGTTTGCCACCGAAGGTCCCAATCGTGCGACCGCCGATAATATTGGCCACGCCGCGCGCGATGGCTTTATGATTGCCTTTCTCAATCCAAAAATTGCGTTGTTTTTCCTGGCGCTGTTTAGCCAGTTTGTTTCCGCCGATGCAAGCTGGACGGCGAAAATCTGGCTGGCCTTAACCGCAGCGGGTATTGATTGTGCCTGGTATTGTCTGGTGGCAATCGGGTTGTCCCATGGGGCGGTATTGCCCTGGCTGCAACGCAATTCGGGCATCATCGAACGGTTGATTGCCATTCTGTTTCTGGTCATTGCGGTGCGGGTTTTCTGGTCCATCATTCCCGTTTTGTTGGGCTAA
- a CDS encoding MFS transporter, with amino-acid sequence MPDKHASAPSSMAATNLADDATDGGASDMPLKTSDPAERGFRRLWPHLGFLAAVLLLAFNMRGSIVVMGPLAERVGIDLQLSGAQLGLLTTIPVLCFGMLSIFAPRLGQRFGLEATLITMLVLVAVGQGLRASGQYGVMVMGTVVLGAAIAVMNVLTPSLVRRSFPARVALVTALYTFVMSSGASIAAFSAVPIRNSMDGDWRYALGLWAVVAVVGCICWLPMLRYHHHAQGTATRISLWRNREAWWLSLFFGSQSMMFYTGVAWVAKIYLDSGMSEAESATLLTVFNIFGIPAALLSPLIYSAIPNKKLAMTVLHIPLFIGIPGFVFATTDMPYLWAICLGMGQGSMISVALTLVGMRGADPQTSAKLSGMCQSLGYLLAATGPVLFGALHDILQSWHIPLLILFGVVSVQFLAGLRAGSSDKISA; translated from the coding sequence ATGCCTGATAAACATGCCTCTGCGCCGTCCTCGATGGCTGCAACCAACCTGGCGGATGATGCGACGGATGGTGGAGCGAGTGATATGCCCTTAAAGACAAGCGACCCGGCAGAGCGCGGCTTTCGCCGGTTATGGCCGCATCTCGGATTTTTGGCCGCCGTGTTGCTGCTGGCCTTTAACATGCGCGGCAGTATCGTGGTTATGGGGCCACTTGCCGAGAGGGTCGGGATCGACCTTCAGCTTTCCGGGGCGCAGCTGGGCCTGTTAACCACCATTCCTGTGCTTTGTTTCGGTATGTTATCTATTTTTGCCCCCCGTTTGGGCCAGCGTTTTGGCCTGGAGGCAACCCTGATCACGATGCTGGTGCTGGTGGCGGTGGGGCAGGGGCTGCGGGCCAGCGGGCAATATGGTGTCATGGTTATGGGCACGGTTGTTTTGGGCGCGGCGATTGCGGTGATGAATGTGCTGACACCATCCCTGGTTCGGCGCAGTTTTCCTGCCCGCGTGGCGCTGGTGACAGCCCTTTATACCTTTGTGATGTCAAGCGGCGCATCGATTGCCGCCTTTAGCGCGGTTCCCATTCGCAATAGCATGGACGGGGACTGGCGCTATGCCCTTGGCCTGTGGGCGGTGGTTGCTGTGGTTGGCTGTATATGCTGGCTGCCGATGTTGCGTTATCATCATCACGCACAAGGAACGGCAACGCGCATTTCGTTGTGGCGCAACCGTGAAGCCTGGTGGCTCAGCCTGTTTTTTGGCAGTCAGTCGATGATGTTTTATACCGGTGTTGCCTGGGTTGCGAAAATTTATCTCGATTCTGGTATGTCTGAGGCCGAGTCCGCCACCCTTCTGACGGTTTTCAATATATTTGGTATTCCGGCAGCCTTATTGTCCCCGTTGATTTATTCGGCCATTCCCAACAAAAAGCTCGCCATGACGGTGTTGCATATTCCGTTATTTATCGGCATTCCCGGTTTTGTTTTTGCCACAACCGATATGCCCTATTTGTGGGCGATTTGCCTGGGTATGGGGCAGGGCAGCATGATTAGCGTTGCCCTGACGCTGGTGGGGATGCGCGGGGCGGACCCGCAAACATCGGCCAAACTGTCGGGCATGTGCCAGTCATTGGGGTATTTGCTGGCCGCAACCGGGCCGGTTTTATTTGGTGCCTTGCATGACATTTTGCAAAGCTGGCATATCCCGCTGTTGATTTTGTTTGGTGTGGTGAGCGTGCAGTTTCTGGCCGGTTTGCGGGCGGGATCATCCGATAAAATATCGGCCTGA
- a CDS encoding heme ABC transporter ATP-binding protein: MTLLAQNVSFEVRGRPLLRDVSVSIQPGEVLAVMGPNGAGKSTLLKVLAGELVPSRGCVMQNGRNIADMAAMDLAQERAVMPQAASMVFPFAVRDVVMLGRAPFRKTSPHWLDLRLVDQAMEQADISHLADHPYPALSGGEKQRVHLARALVQLWAVPDNPGPEGQSRHSGLIYRYRNKWAQVRKLPSVHGSQGRFLLLDEPTAGLDIAHQHALLHLARQEARQHNAGILMILHDFNQITRYADKVVLLRKGAVFASGSVADVMQPDLLSELFENPVRAVPDPNGAIPILVGDMAVQTGTVDEAKGSRAAGNAPLPSQSFRAG; encoded by the coding sequence ATGACCCTTTTGGCGCAAAATGTGTCCTTTGAGGTGCGGGGGCGGCCTTTGTTGCGGGATGTTTCGGTATCGATACAGCCCGGCGAGGTGCTGGCCGTGATGGGACCAAACGGAGCGGGAAAATCCACCCTGTTAAAGGTTCTGGCGGGGGAACTGGTGCCATCGCGCGGCTGTGTTATGCAAAATGGCCGAAATATTGCCGATATGGCGGCGATGGACCTGGCGCAGGAACGCGCGGTAATGCCCCAGGCGGCCTCGATGGTGTTTCCCTTTGCCGTGCGTGATGTGGTGATGCTGGGGCGAGCGCCCTTTCGCAAAACCTCGCCCCACTGGCTTGATCTGCGACTGGTGGATCAGGCAATGGAGCAGGCGGATATTTCCCACCTGGCCGACCATCCCTACCCTGCGTTGTCGGGCGGGGAAAAGCAGCGCGTACATCTGGCCCGCGCCCTGGTGCAGCTTTGGGCGGTTCCTGATAACCCGGGGCCGGAGGGGCAGTCGAGACACTCAGGCTTAATATATCGTTATCGAAATAAATGGGCGCAAGTCAGGAAGCTTCCATCCGTTCACGGCTCTCAGGGCCGCTTTTTGCTGCTGGATGAACCGACAGCCGGGCTTGATATCGCCCATCAACATGCCCTGTTGCACCTTGCCCGGCAGGAAGCCCGGCAGCACAATGCCGGGATATTGATGATCCTGCACGATTTTAACCAGATCACCCGCTACGCCGATAAGGTTGTTTTGCTGCGCAAGGGGGCTGTTTTTGCCAGCGGTTCCGTGGCGGATGTCATGCAACCAGACCTGTTAAGCGAGCTTTTTGAAAACCCGGTTCGTGCCGTGCCCGACCCAAATGGCGCGATCCCCATTCTGGTGGGCGATATGGCCGTTCAGACGGGCACGGTTGATGAGGCAAAAGGCAGCCGGGCTGCTGGAAATGCCCCGCTGCCTTCGCAAAGCTTCAGGGCTGGATAA
- the gcvA gene encoding transcriptional regulator GcvA, translating to MRRVLPSLTALQFFEASARHLSFTKASQELNVTQSAISRQVRTLEEYLGRDLFRRIRQRLKLTPAGEAYAAQVRDLLDRAEAATLQVMAYSGEGGMLNVGTLPTFGARWLVPRLGDFRTAWPDIQLNLITQIRPFDFAEEAIDIAIHFGEANWPGCVFHRLMGETLIPVCAPKLLRDNDDLPIARDRIRNCTLLQHATRPTAWQDWLKAAGVPAVDDLAGPRFEHFHMVIQAAVAGLGLALMPEFLVREELDNGRLLAPFDLSIPSQHAYYVVYPEEKENTFAVRAFRDWLLAASGNQPVGTTKMAHMTQTG from the coding sequence ACTTAACGTGACACAAAGCGCGATTAGCCGACAGGTAAGGACGCTGGAGGAATATCTGGGCCGGGACCTGTTTCGACGTATTCGCCAGCGTCTTAAACTCACCCCGGCAGGCGAAGCCTATGCCGCCCAGGTGCGCGACCTTCTGGACCGGGCCGAAGCCGCCACCTTGCAGGTGATGGCCTATAGCGGTGAAGGCGGAATGCTCAATGTCGGAACGCTACCTACCTTTGGCGCACGCTGGCTCGTTCCCCGACTGGGCGATTTTCGCACCGCCTGGCCCGACATTCAACTTAACCTGATCACACAAATCCGCCCGTTTGATTTTGCCGAGGAAGCCATTGATATCGCCATTCATTTTGGCGAGGCCAACTGGCCCGGCTGTGTCTTTCACCGCCTGATGGGCGAAACCCTGATCCCGGTTTGCGCCCCCAAGCTTTTGCGCGACAATGATGATTTACCCATTGCGCGCGACCGCATTCGCAATTGCACCTTGCTGCAACACGCCACCCGCCCCACCGCCTGGCAGGACTGGTTAAAAGCCGCAGGTGTGCCCGCCGTTGATGACCTTGCCGGTCCAAGATTCGAGCATTTCCACATGGTCATTCAGGCGGCTGTTGCCGGGTTGGGTCTGGCGTTAATGCCGGAATTTCTGGTGCGCGAGGAACTGGATAACGGCCGCCTGCTTGCCCCGTTTGATTTAAGCATCCCCAGCCAGCACGCCTATTATGTGGTTTACCCGGAAGAAAAGGAAAATACCTTTGCCGTGCGCGCCTTTCGCGACTGGCTACTGGCTGCCAGCGGCAACCAACCGGTTGGTACAACGAAAATGGCGCACATGACCCAAACAGGCTGA
- a CDS encoding hemin ABC transporter substrate-binding protein, whose product MRSYLLFIAAIIGLLGLCFPAFAQGTAVGRAKTPPQRIVTVGAPATEIVYALGAGKNVVAVDITSTWPKDVQSLPRVGYMRTLAAEGIISLRPDIIIAIAESGPEAALDRLRELGVAVVLLPSLNRIENLPAAIDAVSSALGRDEAGAKLRKKVEGDITAIHALAGANNPEKEAKGRPENIVFLMSVGHGQPMSAGQNTTANEIIDLVGAENPMVDYEGFKPVSPEIIAANRADYVLVTSSTLDQLGGIAGLQASPVFGLHPAVARGHVLSVSASTILGFGPRSADEIRQIATRLHQFEADQ is encoded by the coding sequence ATGCGGTCATATTTGCTTTTTATCGCGGCGATTATTGGTTTGCTGGGGTTGTGTTTTCCGGCCTTTGCCCAGGGCACTGCGGTTGGGCGTGCGAAAACACCGCCACAACGCATTGTCACTGTCGGCGCCCCGGCAACCGAAATTGTTTATGCCCTGGGCGCGGGCAAAAATGTGGTGGCGGTGGATATCACCAGTACCTGGCCCAAGGATGTGCAGAGCCTGCCCAGGGTTGGCTATATGCGCACCCTTGCTGCCGAGGGGATTATCAGCCTGCGGCCCGACATCATCATCGCCATTGCCGAAAGTGGCCCTGAGGCAGCCCTTGACCGGCTTCGTGAACTCGGTGTTGCTGTGGTTTTACTACCGTCCCTTAACAGGATTGAAAATCTGCCTGCGGCAATTGATGCGGTTTCGTCGGCCCTTGGCCGGGATGAGGCAGGCGCGAAATTGCGCAAAAAGGTTGAAGGCGACATTACTGCCATTCATGCCCTTGCCGGGGCAAATAACCCTGAAAAGGAGGCAAAAGGCAGGCCCGAAAACATCGTGTTCCTGATGTCGGTCGGGCATGGACAGCCGATGTCGGCGGGGCAAAATACCACGGCCAACGAAATTATTGATCTGGTGGGCGCTGAAAACCCGATGGTGGATTACGAAGGGTTCAAGCCCGTCTCGCCCGAAATTATTGCCGCCAATCGTGCCGATTATGTCCTGGTGACATCCAGCACGCTGGACCAGCTTGGCGGTATTGCCGGTTTGCAGGCCAGCCCGGTGTTCGGGTTACACCCCGCAGTTGCGAGGGGGCATGTTTTAAGTGTTTCCGCCTCTACCATTTTGGGATTTGGCCCGCGATCCGCCGATGAAATTCGCCAAATCGCCACGCGTCTTCATCAGTTTGAAGCGGACCAATGA
- a CDS encoding DUF6134 family protein, with the protein MPKSTLGRFLLSTSTLGLFSLCASQAMADQTLNYKVFKDGEPIGSEQVILSDTSDGQTARVMTETSVQVLFLKFHYHHDRTETWKDDALVSVKAETDDDGTPYQWLAEYEGKCFEVAGKGVPRREQCDGAWPLTLWREDVTSKTSLYSVIDAAPYKVSVAKTVDNSLEIDGKTVPATHYVMTGDVTRDLWYDKEGKLLKTSFKKKGYDIDFIRVDAN; encoded by the coding sequence ATGCCGAAATCAACACTGGGCCGGTTTTTACTTTCAACATCAACCTTGGGTTTATTTTCCTTGTGCGCGTCACAGGCAATGGCCGACCAGACATTGAATTACAAGGTTTTCAAGGACGGCGAACCGATTGGGTCGGAACAGGTTATCCTGTCCGATACCAGCGACGGGCAAACCGCCCGTGTGATGACCGAAACATCGGTACAGGTTCTGTTTTTAAAGTTCCATTATCATCATGACCGGACTGAAACCTGGAAAGACGATGCCCTGGTTTCAGTAAAGGCCGAAACCGATGATGATGGCACCCCCTATCAATGGCTGGCCGAATATGAAGGCAAATGCTTTGAAGTTGCCGGCAAAGGGGTCCCCAGGCGCGAACAATGTGACGGGGCCTGGCCCCTGACATTATGGCGCGAAGACGTTACCAGCAAAACCAGCCTTTATAGCGTCATTGACGCCGCACCTTACAAGGTGTCGGTCGCCAAAACCGTCGATAACAGCCTTGAAATCGACGGCAAAACCGTTCCGGCCACCCATTATGTGATGACCGGGGATGTTACCCGTGACCTTTGGTACGACAAAGAAGGCAAGCTGCTCAAAACCAGCTTCAAGAAAAAAGGCTATGACATCGATTTTATCAGGGTCGATGCCAATTAA
- a CDS encoding SCP2 sterol-binding domain-containing protein: MDKSILEAVEARLPQLRGLNAIVAFDCGDDGSIVIDATGPEPEISDEDPSDADCILKISQANLQKLIAGKLDPMLAFTLGKLKVKGSMGIAAKLSSRLD; encoded by the coding sequence GTGGATAAAAGCATCCTCGAAGCCGTAGAAGCCAGACTGCCGCAATTACGCGGTCTGAACGCCATTGTCGCCTTTGATTGCGGCGATGATGGCAGCATCGTAATTGATGCCACCGGGCCAGAACCGGAAATAAGCGACGAAGACCCGTCAGATGCGGACTGCATTCTGAAAATCTCCCAGGCAAATTTACAAAAACTGATCGCTGGCAAACTCGATCCCATGCTCGCCTTTACACTGGGCAAGCTCAAGGTGAAGGGATCAATGGGAATCGCAGCCAAGCTTTCGTCACGGCTTGACTGA